The genomic segment GCCCTTTTTTAGAGAGGACTGCTTCCGTATCACCGGCTATGGCCGAAGATCACAGTTTTACGACGTTTGCTGCCTGAGGTCCGCGGTTGCCTTCAACGATGTCGAATTCAACTTCCTGACCTTCTTCAAGCGTCTTGAAACCGTCGCCTTCGATTGCAGAATAATGTACGAATACGTCATTTCCGCCTTCAACTTCAATGAAGCCGTACCCTTTTTCTGCGTTAAACCACTTTACTTTACCGTTCTGAGCCATAGTATAGCTGCCTCCCTAAAACCTTGCGCTGCCCGCGCGTGAAATAAAACCATCCACCATCTAACACATAATCAGATTACATGAAAACAGACCCCTCCAGAAGTAAAAACTACTACACTTCAGGGAAGGGTCTTCATTCTTACGTCCAGATCTTATATTAAGTAGTAAAATGGTTTATTAAAATATAACACATCTCCCATAAAGTGTCAAGCTTTACAGGATCATTTGAAAACGGAAACGAACCTTCTATATCGCGATTTTACGATATGATGCTTTCATCCGCTTCTGCCAGTTCCATTTTACCCGCTTTATTATTTTTTATTCACTGACCCGAATTCTTTAAATTTTTGTTCGCTTTTCAAACCACTTCTGTCATGATAGACTTAATGGAAATGTAAATGATCTTGTTAGGCAGCCGCTTCCTGACGGCTATTTTTATTTCAGAAAGGCGATTGATTTTTTATGGAAGAAACGCGTGTACCGTCAAAATGCCTGATTACCGTTGCCGGAATGGTCGGTATTGGTAAAACAACGTTCACTAAAGCCCTTGCCCATAAGCTGCATTACCATACTTCACTTGAAAAAGTGGACGGCAATCCATATCTTGATGCCTTTTACAGGGATTTCAAACGATGGGTTTTCCAACTTCAGATCTACTTCCTCGGGGAGCGGTTCAAGGAGTCGAGACGAATCGAAGAATCACCATACGGATTTGTCCAGGACCGTTCGATTTATGAAGACACCGATATTTTTGCCCGAATGCACTATGAAAAGGGGAACATGTCCAGGGCAGACTATCGTACATATACCAGCCTGTTTGAAGCGATGGTCATGACGCCTTACTTTCATCATCCGGACCTTCTGATCTACCTTCGCGGATCACTGGATGCGACAATCCGGCGAATTAACAGACGCGGGCGAGGGCTGGAAAAAGAAACGCCGGTCAGTTACTGGACCGAGATGCATCAGCGCTATGAAAAGTGGATCAGTCATTTCAACTCCTGCCCGGTGCTTCAGATCGATATTGACGATTATGATCTCGTCGGGGATCCCAATTCATTCAGCCGCATCATTCCCCAGATTAAAGACAAACTGGCCAGCGGGGCGGTGAATCGCTGAAATTTTATACCTTTTGATAGGTACAAAAAGCGCGGGATCACCATTTATGCTCCCGCGTTTTTTCATGGTCTATTTTTTATTGCTGCTGTCTTTTTCTTTCACTTTTTTCTTTGCCGTCATTTCCTGCTCTGCTTTTTTCGGATGGAGGGTAATCCCCATATCCTCGATCATTCGTGTCAGTCTGGTCTCAGTATCAACTTTCTGATGAAAGGGCATGTTTTAAAACCTCCCGGACATGGAATTAATTCACAGGCCTGATCACATCATGATTTCTCATGTAGGGACGCAGGGCTTCAGGAATGACTACACTGCCGTCTTCCTGCTGGCAGTTCTCAAGAATGGCTGCAACGGTGCGTCCGACGGCGAGTCCTGAACCATTCAGCGTATGCACATATTCCGGTTTTGCTTTTGGCGCACGCCTGAAGCGGATATTGGCCCGGCGCGCCTGAAAATCTTCGAAATTGCTGCAGGAAGAAATCTCACGGTACGTATGCTGACTCGGAATCCAGACTTCAAGATCGTATTTTTTGGCAGCAGTAAAACCAAGATCGCCGGTACAGATGCTGACAACCCGGTATGGGAGGTTCAGTCTTTTCAATACATCTTCGGCATGACCGGTCAGTTTTTCCAGTTCATTGTAAGAGTCTTCCGGTTTGACGAAGCGGACAAGCTCGACTTTATTGAACTGATGCTGACGGATGATCCCGCGCGTATCACGGCCGGCTGATCCCGCTTCGGAACGGAAGCAGGCGCTGCATGCCGCATACGCAATGGGCAGCTGGTCTCCGCTCAGAATCTCATCACGATAATAATTCGTCACAGGAACTTCAGCTGTAGGGATCAGAAAATAATCTCTTTCGTCAGCGATCTTAAAGGCATCTTCTTCAAACTTCGGCAATTGCCCGGTACCTGTCATGCTGTTACGATTAACCATATAAGGCGGCATCATCGTCGTGTAGCCGTGTTCATCTTCATGAAGATCCAGCATGAAACTGATCAGCGCACGTTCCAGTCTGACGCCGAGCCCCTTATAAAAGACAAACCGGCTGCCCGTCACTTTCGCTGCACGCTCAAAATCAAGAATATCAAGACGGGTTGCGATATCCCAGTGCGGTTTCGGCTCATAACTGAATTTTCCCGGTTCCCCCAGAAGCGGATAGGCTTGTTGTCATGCTCATCTTTACCGACCGGAACGCTCTCATGCGGAATATTCGGTATGGAGAGCATGACTTCGTGAAGGGCACTTTCCACCTGATTCAGTACCCCATCCAGCTGCTTAATTTCCGAACTGACTTTGCGCATAGAGGTAATTAAATCTGAAGCGTCTTCCCCGGCCCTTTTTTTGGCAGCCACCTGGGCCGATACTTCATTTCTCTTTGCCTTTAATACCTCTGTTCGGCTGATCAGATCCCGCCGCTTCTTATCGAGCTTCGGAAACTTCCTGAAATCAGCGAGATCCTCTCCGCGTTTGTCCATCTTCTTTTTAATCTCATCATAGTGATCACGTAAAACTTTCATGTCCAGCATGTGTTTTTCCTCCTGATAAATAAAAATCCCGTCCCAAAAATCAGGGACGGGATTTAACCCGCGTTGCCACCCAAATTGCCGAATTGAACGCTGACGTTCATCCAGCCACCTTAATCATGATAACGGATTTGATCCGCACAGGCATCTTAAGCCTGCTTCACTCTCTGGGATGGATTCATGAGTCATCCTTTACCGCTTCTCATCTCCTGCGGCTCTCTGAAAAAGGATGATGGTCACTACTAATTCCCATCATCAAGTCTGCTTTGGTTTACTTACTAAGAATTTACAATAAACTCTGTAAAAATGCAAGCATTCACCGAGATTCTTCCACAATATTGACAAAATATCGATGCATGCCCCGGTCGGCGGTAAGTTCCGGGTGAAAAGCACAGGTCAGAAAGCGACCCTGCCGGCAGGCAACAATATGTCCTTTATAAGTGGACAGCACTTCCACCTGATCCCCGGCACTTTTAATATAGGGCGCCCGGATAAATACGCCGTTATAATGTTCACCGACGTGTTTAATATTCAATTCCGCTTCAAAACTGTCCACCTGTCTGCCGAAAGCATTTCTTTTCACGTCAATGTCGAGAAGCCCCAGATGGGGACCTTCACGTCCTTCAATTTTTTTGGCCATCAGAATCAGACCGGCACAGGTACCGAAAACAGGACGGGTCTGAGCATACGTTTTTATGGCTTCAAAAAGACCATATTTATCCATCAGCCGGCGCATCGTTGTACTTTCTCCGCCCGGAAGCACCAGACCGTCAAGCCCGTTCAGATCCTCTGTATTTTTGACGGATACGCCTTCCGCCCCGGACTCCTTCAATGCCTGGATATGTTCACTGACGGCCCCCTGAAGCGCGAGAACTCCAATTCTTAATGTCATGACCTTCACCTCATTCTCCGCGATCCTGCATGCGGTCTGCCGGCTGAAGCGTGCCCATATCAATGCCCTTCATTGGTGCACCCAGACCTTTTGACAGCTCGGCAATCCGTTCATAGTCCTGATAATAAGTGGTTGCTTCGACAATGGCACGTGCAAATTTAGCCGGATTTTCCGACTTGAATATGCCGGATCCGACGAAGATACCGTCTGCTCCAAGTTCCATCATCAGCGCCGCATCGGCAGGTGTTGCCACACCGCCGGCAGCAAAGTTGACGACCGGAAGACGCCCGGCTTCTTTGATCTGCAATAATATTTCATAAGGGGCACCCAGTTCCTTCGCATAAACCATAATCTCATCCGGAGACATGCCAACAACTTTACGTACCTGACTGTTAACCAGACGCATATGCCGTACCGCTTCCACAATATTTCCGGTTCCAGGTTCGCCTTTCGTCCGAAGCATGGCTGCGCCTTCTCCGATTCTTCTCGCAGCTTCACCCAGATCACGGCAACCGCAGACGAATGGGACGGTGAATGCTTTTTTATCTATATGAAAGACATCATCTGCAGGTGTCAGCACTTCACTTTCATCGATATAATCCACTTTCATTGATTCAAGAACGCGCGCCTCAACAATATGGCCGATCCGCGCTTTGGCCATCACCGGAATCGTCACCGCATGCTGAACCTCTTCAACAATTTTCGGATCTGCCATTCTAGCGACTCCACCGGCTTTTCGGATATCTGAGGGCACCCTCTCAAGTGCCATAACAGCAGTTGCTCCTGCCTCCTCCGCTATTTTGGCCTGCTCGGCATTGACCACGTCCATGATCACGCCGCCTTTCTGCATTTCAGCCATGCCTCTTTTTACTTTTTCTGTTCCCCTCTGGCCCATGACTAACCCTCCATTAAAATCTTTATTGTTTATTAGCTATTATAAGGCTACTGTTATCTCTGGTAAACCACTGTGTTTTCGTGTGTATTGCAGAATAATGCAGGGCATCTGCCAATTGAACAGGTCGGCACACGACTGTAAGAAAAAGAGCCAGTCCCGGTCAGGTTGCTGGCTCTGTAAATATTACCCGTTTCGCCTTAGAAAAGTCCGGCGATCCATGAAAAGATTCCTGCAAAAAAGTTTCCGATACCCTGGAACATACGTACAATCCAGCTGCTTTTTTCCACCCCTTCGGCAGCGACAACCGGTACCTGGTTATTCTCCTTATAGAGATGTCCGTATGCACCGTCTGTTGCAGAAAGCGTCGCATAGCCTATCTTCTGGCCCTTTTTAACCGGAGCTTCGAGCTGTCCGTCTCTATTCAGCAGTGACTTGTTGAGCGTCACTTTGAAACGGGGATTTGACTCTTCGCCATTCCGGGCAGTCAGGTTCACAGATTGACCAAATGCCGCTCTGACAGAATCTTTTTTGCCATTATTGACTTTAACAGCCTTCTGACCTTTCACGACCTGATTTTTTTTGGCAATCGTTTTCTCTGAAAATTGCTGATAGCCGTAATCAAACAGGGCCCGTGTCTGCCCAAAACGTTCATTTTCGGATGGCGTCCCCATGATGACACTGGCCAGGCGATGTCCATCGCGGTTAACCGTACCGGTGAAACAATATCCGGCCAGATCCGTATGTCCGGTTTTTAAACCGTCAACACCTTCATACTTATACTGGTTCATATTGGCGCCAAATCCCGGAAGCATGTAATTCCAGTTCACCATCTGAACGGGTGAATCAACACCTGCTGTGAAATTCTTCAGAGGGATACTGGAAATCGTCAGTGCCTCCGGATAATCCCTGACCATGTGATAAGCTAATTTGGCGAGATCACGCGCAGACAGCAGATTACTGTCTTTTTCATCGCCGTAGGGGGCAAAATCTCCAAGATCAATATTTTCCAGCCCGCTGCTGTTAATATAGGATGCGTGGGTCATGCCCAGCTTTTTTGCGGTCTTGTTCATCAGATCAACAAAGTTTTTTTCAGATCCGCCTATTTTTTCAGCGAGAGCTATGGTCGCACCGTTAGCCGAATAGATCGCCATCGCTTCATACAGTTCCCTGACCGTATACTGATAATCTTTTCTTAATGGAACATTGGAAAACTCACGGTTCTGAGAAATCTGATAGGCGTAATCACTGATTGACACTTTTGTATCCCAGGTCAGTTTTTTCTGATTAAGCGCCTGCATGACGAGATATTCGGTCATGATCTTTGTCATACTGGCCGGAGGATACACCTGATCTGCATTTTTTTCATACAAAATCTGTCCGCTGTTTACATCAATCAAAATAGCGGATTTTGCTTTTATTCCCACTGTGTCTTCAGCCTGTGCCTTTGGTGTCAGCTGATTTTGAAAAGACAGTGCGACGACGAGCACTAAAGCCAGACTTGCTGCTACAAGAAAACGCAGCGATTTCCTGAAATTCAACCCCTACACCCCCGAAAAAAATTCCTGTTTCAGCCTGTTTATGACAGAAACAAATCCGGACGATTCCGCGCCCGGAAAGATTTATACTATGCATAATCATTATGAATGCGAAAGGCATTATTTAGTAGAGTAATTCGGTGCTTCTTTGGTTATCTGAACGTCATGCGGATGGCTCTCAAGTAATCCGGCGTTAGTAATTTTAGTAAATCTGGCATTTTCACGCAGTTCATTGATGGTATGGGCACCGCAGTAACCCATGCCGGATCTGAGACCGCCGACCAGCTGATAGATGGTATCGGCCAGTTTGCCTTTATAGGGAACCCGTCCTTCAATCCCTTCAGGAACAAGTTTCTTCTGGTTCTCCTGAAAATAACGGTCTTTACTGCCGTGCTCCATCGCGCTGACTGATCCCATGCCACGATAAACCTTAAATTGACGCCCCTGATATATTTCTTTCTCTCCCGGGGTTTCATCCACTCCGGCGAGCAGTCCACCGAGCATGACGGCACTGGCTCCTGCAGCAAGCGCCTTAACAACATCACCTGAATACTTTATCCCGCCATCGGCAATCACGGCTACTCCATGCTTGTCTGCCTCATTTGCGCAATCATAAACCGCCGTGATCTGCGGGACACCCACTCCGGCAACGACACGGGTTGTACAGATGGAACCCGGTCCGATCCCGACTTTAACCACATCAACACCGGCGTCAATAAGCGCCTTTGTGCCTTCAGGTGTCGCGACGTTGCCGGCAATCAGACTGACATTCGGGAACTTATTTCTGATTTCAGCTACTTTTTCCAGAACACCCTTGGAGTGACCGTGAGCGGTATCAATGACCAGTGCGTCCACTCCGGCATCAACAAGTTTTTCAACCCGGATCAGAGCATCACCCGTAACACCGACTGCAGCGGCTACCAGGAGTCTGCCGTGCTCATCTTTTGCTGAATGGGGGAACTGAACCACTTTTTCAATATCTTTTGTTGTGATCAGTCCCTTCAGCACACCGTTTTGATCAACCAGCGGCAGTTTCTCAATGCGATGTCGGTTCAGAATTTTTTCAGCTTCCTTGAGACTGGTACCAACAGGGGCGGTAATTAAATGATCCTTCGTCATCATATCTCCGATTTTAGCCGAATAGTCTTTAACAAAACGCATATCCCGGTTTGTCAGGATACCCACCAGGTGCTGATCTTTATGATTATCAACAATCGGCACTCCGGAAATGCGATATTTGCTCATCAAATGTTCTGCATCAAAGATCTGATCTTCCGGGGTCAGAAAGAACGGATTCGTAATTACTCCGCTCTCGGAACGCTTGACTTTATCGATTTGTTCCGCCTGTTCTTCAATAGACATGTTCTTGTGAATGACACCCATGCCGCCCTGTCTTGCCATGGCAATCGCCATTTGTGATTCTGTCACCGTATCCATACCCGCACTGATAACAGGAATATTAAGTTTCAGGGTTTCGGTCAGCCTGGTTCCTACCGATACATCGCGTGGCAGGACATCTGAAGCGGCCGGAATGAGCAGCACATCATCAAAAGTCAGCGACTCCTTGGCAAACTTGTCTTCCCTCAACATGATTTACCTCCATGAGATAATTGATTTTTGGATTTTTTCTTCCGAAAATTTTAATGCTAGCGTAACAACTCACCAGGCACCTGTCAAGAATCCGCATTGAAATTCTATTTTTCTAAGTCACAGGCGTGTTCAGGGCCGGAAACAGTCAAGGGACACAGAACCCTTACTTATTGCTTTTTTTCATGCGTCTGTCGATTTCCGCCCCGTATGCCCGCTTTCTGCGGCGATTCGCAGGCTACCCCGTTCATAAGCTGCGAGACTGGCTCGACTTTCCGGCAGGAGCCTGCATCTTTCGCTCCAATCCACATGAAGCATGGTGAACCTGGTTTGTTTATTTGAAGTCAATCTGTTCTATCGTGATCTCCCGATGATCAGATAATGAAAAAATCATCTGGTTATCAAGCCGGATCATCGGACGGGTCGGCTGATGATCCGGTACAAAGGTAATTTCCCCGTGCTGATGATTCGACAGTCGGGCGTTCATCCCGATAAACAGAGTCATCACGGCGTAACAGAATTTAGCAAAGACATATCCCGATAATCTGCCATAAGCGCAGCGGGCCAGATGATCAAGGTGGCGGACGGGCCAGCCTGCTGCGCCTGCTTTATCTTTTTCACTGATAAAGCTGTCACAGACAGCAAGGATTTTTCCATATATATTGATCCGTTCTCCACGCAGGTGCAGGGGATAACCGCTCCCGTCTTCGCGCTCATGATGCTGAATGACTGCGAGTATCAGCGATTCCCGCAAGGTCGGGACACCCTTCAGCATATTATAGCTGTCCAGCACATGCCTTTCATATAGGGCATGTGCCTGTCCGGGAACATCATTTGCCCGCCTCACAAGAGAAGGAGGAAGTTTAGCCATGCCACAGTCAGCAAGCATCCCTGCAAGACCCATCTGATAAACATTGCCCGGATCAAGTCCTGCCTTCTTCCCGAGAAAGCCAGAGACCAGACCCATTGCTACACAACGTGCTTCAAAACTGCGAAGGGAAGTTAAGTGTAACAGAAAACCGGCAAACCAGACGGGATCCGCCAGACTGCGTTTCAAAAGTGGCATCATATCTTTCCTGAATAAGCCGATGTTCACCGGTTCACCGGACTGCCACTGCTTAAAGAAGAAACGATAAGAGGAAACAGCCTGTGCGAATACGGCATCAAGCAGAGAATTGGCTGTCTTTGCAGAGGAAGGGGCGTCTGCTGCGAGACGGGCATTTTGTCCGGAAGTCTGATCTGTATTCTTCTTTTTTCCCGCCGGCCGGACATCGATACGGTCAATCAGAAAGGCATGAAGAACAGCAAAATGTATGTCCTTAAGAACTGTTCCTGCCTTGATCAGCGGTTTGTCCGATTTTGAGAAAACGTCCCTTCTCAATACATCACCCGGTCTGCATTTATCTGTTTTTACCAGCATCCTCTCTCCTCATTCCTCAGAGATCTTAAATTATTCTTTATCGGATACTTCCTCTGTATCTTCATCGTCATCATTCTTCTGGATACGGGCAATCGTCGATACGCTGTCTCCTTCATCTACACGGATCAGAGTGACTCCCATCGTGTTTCTTCCCAGCCTGGATATGCCTGAAACCGGCATCCGGATGATCACACCATGCGCTGTGATAACCATCAGATCTTCATCTTCATCGACGGTCCGCATGGCAATCAGTTCACCGTTTTTTTCGGTGATGTTACAGGTTTTCAGTCCCTTTCCGCCTCTTGTCTGTCTTCTGTATTCACTGCAGGGCGTTCTCTTGCCAAATCCCTTTTCTGTCACAATCAGCACATCGTTTTGATCGCCTGCAATCCCCATGCCGACGACTTCATCGCCGGGATCCAGGGAGATCGCCTTCACGCCGGCAGCTGTCCGGCCCATCGGACGGACCGCATTTTCGTCAAAACGGATCGCCATCCCTTTCTTTGTCCCGACAATAAGATCACTTTTTCCATCGGTCAGGCGTACAGCAATCAGTTCATCTTCGTCCCGGACTGTAATGGCATACAGTCCAGCTTTACGGATATTGGAAAAATCACTCAGTTGCGATCGCTTCATAATTCCATTCTTTGTTAAAAAGACGAGGTAATGATCCGCATCAAATGATTCGACAGGGAAGAAGGCAGTGATATGTTCTCCCTTATCAATTTGGATCAGATTGATAATCGGAATGCCCTTAGCTGTGCGACCCAGTTCCGGGATTTCATAGCCCTTCAGTTGATAAACCCGTCCTTTGTTCGTGAAAAAGAGGACATGATGATGCGTGTTTGTCTGGAAAAGATGCTCTACAAAATCATCTTCATTTGTCCCCATGCCTCGAATGCCACGTCCACCGCGGTTTTGATTTTTATAAGTGCTGACGGGCATCCGCTTAATATAGCCATTGTGGGAGACCGTAATGACGATATCTTCTCTTTCAATCAGATCCTCATCTTCCAGCAAATCGGATCCAAAGGTGATTTCTGTCCGCCTTTCGTCATTAAATTTTTCTTTAATTTCTCCAAGCTCTTTACGGATGATCTGCAGTACTTTCTGCTCATCGGCAAGGATCGCCTTCAGTTCCGCAATGCGTTTGACCAGATCCGCGTATTCCTGCTCAATTTTCTCACGCTCAAGTCCTGTCAGTCGCTGGAGACGCATATCAAGGATCGCCTGTGCCTGAACTTCAGTCAGTGAGAAATTATTCATCAGTCCCGTGCGGGCGATATCGGCGGTCTTGGAGTGACGGATCAGGGAAATGACTTCATCCAGATGATCCAGTGCGACGCGCAGACCTTCGAGAATATGAGCCCTTGCTTCTGCCTTCTTTAATTCAAAAGCTGTTCTCCGGCGAATGACATTTTCCTGATGCGCCAGATAGTAATGCAGGCACTCTTTAAGAGTCAGCACTCTCGGTCTGCCGGCGACGAGAGCCAGCAGGTTAATACCGAAACTGGTTTGCAGACCCGTGTGCTTGTACAGATTATTCAGAAGGACATTTGCATTGGCGTCACGGCGAACCTCAATCACCATCCGCATTCCCGGCGGTCGGATTCGTCACGCAGATCAGTGATTCCTTCCAGTTTTTTTTCTTTTACCAGATCGGCAATTCTTTCGATCAGTTTGGCTTTATTGACTTGATAGGGGAGTTCGGTAACAATAATGCTTTGTTTTCCGCTTGCCTGCTGTTCAATATTAACTTTTGCCCGGACGATAATCGACCCGCGACCGGTCCGGTAAGCCCGCTTGACACCTTCGCGTCCCATGATCAGACCGCCGGTTGGAAAATCCGGTCCTGGAATATACTTCATGATTTCTTCTGTTGTTATATCGGGATTGTTACTCAGAGCCAGTACAGCGTCGATCACTTCACCCAGCTGATGAGGGGGGATGTTCGTTGCCATCCCGACTGCAATACCGGACGCACCGTTTACAAGCAAATTTGGAAAACGTGAAGGCAGGACAACAGGTTCCTGCTCCGATCCATCATAATTAGGCTGAAAATCGATTGTATCTTTCCGGATATCGCGGACCATTTCCATCGATATTTTTGACATTCTTGCTTCTGTATAACGCATCGCTGCGGCCGGATCTCCGTCGACCGATCCGAAGTTACCATGACCGTCAACGAGTTCATAACGCTGGCTGAAGTTCTGCGCCATGCGTACCATCGTATCATAGACAGCCGTATCCCCGTGGGGATGATATTTACCAATAACTTCACCGACAATACGTGCCGATTTCTTATAAGCTTTATCAGACGTGATACCCAGTTCATTCATGGCGTATAAAATCCGCCTGTGAACCGGTTTCAGACCGTCCCTCACATCAGGAAGGGCGCGGCTGACGATGACACTCATCGCGTAATCAAGAAATGATGTGCGCATTTCATGCCCGATGTCCACGGGTTTTATTCTTGATTCATCTTGATCTGTCATCTTTTTTCCTCCTTACCGGGCGGATTCATGCTTATTTCACAGGATGAACCTTTTCCCGATGATTGTGATAAACGTAAAATCCGTATGCTTCCAAACGTCACCTGTTTCC from the Sporolactobacillus sp. Y61 genome contains:
- a CDS encoding serine hydrolase, whose translation is MNFRKSLRFLVAASLALVLVVALSFQNQLTPKAQAEDTVGIKAKSAILIDVNSGQILYEKNADQVYPPASMTKIMTEYLVMQALNQKKLTWDTKVSISDYAYQISQNREFSNVPLRKDYQYTVRELYEAMAIYSANGATIALAEKIGGSEKNFVDLMNKTAKKLGMTHASYINSSGLENIDLGDFAPYGDEKDSNLLSARDLAKLAYHMVRDYPEALTISSIPLKNFTAGVDSPVQMVNWNYMLPGFGANMNQYKYEGVDGLKTGHTDLAGYCFTGTVNRDGHRLASVIMGTPSENERFGQTRALFDYGYQQFSEKTIAKKNQVVKGQKAVKVNNGKKDSVRAAFGQSVNLTARNGEESNPRFKVTLNKSLLNRDGQLEAPVKKGQKIGYATLSATDGAYGHLYKENNQVPVVAAEGVEKSSWIVRMFQGIGNFFAGIFSWIAGLF
- a CDS encoding HD domain-containing phosphohydrolase, with the translated sequence MLVKTDKCRPGDVLRRDVFSKSDKPLIKAGTVLKDIHFAVLHAFLIDRIDVRPAGKKKNTDQTSGQNARLAADAPSSAKTANSLLDAVFAQAVSSYRFFFKQWQSGEPVNIGLFRKDMMPLLKRSLADPVWFAGFLLHLTSLRSFEARCVAMGLVSGFLGKKAGLDPGNVYQMGLAGMLADCGMAKLPPSLVRRANDVPGQAHALYERHVLDSYNMLKGVPTLRESLILAVIQHHEREDGSGYPLHLRGERINIYGKILAVCDSFISEKDKAGAAGWPVRHLDHLARCAYGRLSGYVFAKFCYAVMTLFIGMNARLSNHQHGEITFVPDHQPTRPMIRLDNQMIFSLSDHREITIEQIDFK
- the guaB gene encoding IMP dehydrogenase; the encoded protein is MREDKFAKESLTFDDVLLIPAASDVLPRDVSVGTRLTETLKLNIPVISAGMDTVTESQMAIAMARQGGMGVIHKNMSIEEQAEQIDKVKRSESGVITNPFFLTPEDQIFDAEHLMSKYRISGVPIVDNHKDQHLVGILTNRDMRFVKDYSAKIGDMMTKDHLITAPVGTSLKEAEKILNRHRIEKLPLVDQNGVLKGLITTKDIEKVVQFPHSAKDEHGRLLVAAAVGVTGDALIRVEKLVDAGVDALVIDTAHGHSKGVLEKVAEIRNKFPNVSLIAGNVATPEGTKALIDAGVDVVKVGIGPGSICTTRVVAGVGVPQITAVYDCANEADKHGVAVIADGGIKYSGDVVKALAAGASAVMLGGLLAGVDETPGEKEIYQGRQFKVYRGMGSVSAMEHGSKDRYFQENQKKLVPEGIEGRVPYKGKLADTIYQLVGGLRSGMGYCGAHTINELRENARFTKITNAGLLESHPHDVQITKEAPNYSTK
- the cspD gene encoding cold-shock protein CspD; amino-acid sequence: MAQNGKVKWFNAEKGYGFIEVEGGNDVFVHYSAIEGDGFKTLEEGQEVEFDIVEGNRGPQAANVVKL
- the pdxT gene encoding pyridoxal 5'-phosphate synthase glutaminase subunit PdxT; this translates as MTLRIGVLALQGAVSEHIQALKESGAEGVSVKNTEDLNGLDGLVLPGGESTTMRRLMDKYGLFEAIKTYAQTRPVFGTCAGLILMAKKIEGREGPHLGLLDIDVKRNAFGRQVDSFEAELNIKHVGEHYNGVFIRAPYIKSAGDQVEVLSTYKGHIVACRQGRFLTCAFHPELTADRGMHRYFVNIVEESR
- a CDS encoding deoxynucleoside kinase — translated: MEETRVPSKCLITVAGMVGIGKTTFTKALAHKLHYHTSLEKVDGNPYLDAFYRDFKRWVFQLQIYFLGERFKESRRIEESPYGFVQDRSIYEDTDIFARMHYEKGNMSRADYRTYTSLFEAMVMTPYFHHPDLLIYLRGSLDATIRRINRRGRGLEKETPVSYWTEMHQRYEKWISHFNSCPVLQIDIDDYDLVGDPNSFSRIIPQIKDKLASGAVNR
- the pdxS gene encoding pyridoxal 5'-phosphate synthase lyase subunit PdxS — its product is MGQRGTEKVKRGMAEMQKGGVIMDVVNAEQAKIAEEAGATAVMALERVPSDIRKAGGVARMADPKIVEEVQHAVTIPVMAKARIGHIVEARVLESMKVDYIDESEVLTPADDVFHIDKKAFTVPFVCGCRDLGEAARRIGEGAAMLRTKGEPGTGNIVEAVRHMRLVNSQVRKVVGMSPDEIMVYAKELGAPYEILLQIKEAGRLPVVNFAAGGVATPADAALMMELGADGIFVGSGIFKSENPAKFARAIVEATTYYQDYERIAELSKGLGAPMKGIDMGTLQPADRMQDRGE